A genome region from Polyangia bacterium includes the following:
- a CDS encoding sigma-54 dependent transcriptional regulator has product MRRALVVIEDASLRQSLQLALHAAGFQTVGVASAREATRELATGAYELMVSRPGAGALALTPARELPRQTEAAPAGAATSTDGGLIGQHPRLLSMLAAMAKVAPHKTTVLVRGESGTGKELVARALHALSPRRDGPFVVMSCGAIPAGLLESELFGHERGAFTDAVRDRLGLFERASGGTLFLDEIGELPLAMQVNLLRVLQDDRVRRVGGSDDILVDVRVVAATARDLESEVAAGHIREDLYYRLDVLSLRLPPLRDRPDDVPLLTAHFIRRANRRLGLSIAGASAEALRALQAYRWPGNVRELENVVERAVVLAEGAEIGVELLPPRVAAPGASSGVSLMGASDAGDLSIKRTLRRTEEELIRRALARTNGNRTRAAELLEISHRALLYKIKEYKIGPAG; this is encoded by the coding sequence ATGCGTCGCGCACTTGTGGTCATCGAAGACGCCTCCTTGCGCCAGAGCCTGCAGCTGGCCTTGCACGCGGCGGGTTTTCAGACGGTGGGCGTTGCGTCCGCGCGCGAGGCGACGCGCGAACTGGCCACCGGCGCGTACGAGTTAATGGTGTCGCGGCCGGGCGCCGGCGCGCTGGCCCTGACACCGGCTCGGGAGCTGCCGCGCCAGACGGAGGCGGCGCCCGCCGGCGCGGCGACGTCGACGGACGGCGGTCTCATCGGCCAGCACCCGCGCTTGCTGTCTATGCTGGCGGCGATGGCCAAGGTGGCGCCGCACAAGACCACCGTGTTGGTGCGCGGCGAGTCCGGCACCGGCAAGGAGCTGGTGGCGCGCGCGCTGCACGCGCTTTCTCCTCGCCGAGACGGTCCCTTTGTGGTCATGAGCTGCGGGGCGATCCCGGCCGGCCTGCTGGAATCCGAACTGTTTGGCCACGAGCGCGGCGCTTTCACCGATGCGGTTCGCGATCGCTTGGGCCTGTTCGAACGTGCCTCGGGCGGGACGCTGTTTCTCGACGAGATTGGCGAGCTGCCCCTGGCCATGCAGGTGAACCTGCTGCGCGTGTTGCAAGACGATCGGGTGCGCCGGGTGGGTGGCAGCGACGACATCCTGGTCGACGTGCGGGTGGTGGCGGCGACGGCGCGCGATCTGGAATCGGAGGTGGCCGCCGGACACATTCGCGAAGATCTTTATTATCGGCTGGACGTGCTGTCGTTGCGCTTGCCGCCGCTGCGCGATCGTCCGGACGACGTTCCGCTTTTGACCGCGCACTTCATCCGGCGCGCCAATCGGCGACTGGGCCTGTCGATCGCCGGTGCCAGCGCCGAAGCTCTGCGCGCGCTGCAGGCGTATCGCTGGCCCGGCAACGTGCGCGAGCTGGAGAACGTCGTCGAACGAGCGGTGGTCTTGGCGGAAGGCGCGGAGATCGGCGTCGAGCTTTTGCCGCCGCGGGTGGCGGCGCCGGGCGCAAGCAGCGGCGTCAGTTTGATGGGGGCGAGCGACGCTGGCGATCTGTCGATCAAACGCACCTTGCGCCGGACAGAAGAAGAATTGATTCGCCGGGCGCTGGCTCGGACGAATGGAAACCGTACCCGGGCGGCCGAACTTTTAGAAATCAGCCACCGTGCGCTGCTTTACAAGATTAAGGAGTATAAAATCGGTCCCGCTGGGTGA
- a CDS encoding PilN domain-containing protein, with product MIRINLLAVKRAKKRDAGERALIFMGMAVLAAAAAMAFVYVDAQGELDGIKRANNGVRSDIERLKAELGDYDKIKSQRQDLLKQQKTIQALQAGRTGPLYLMRELSEILTANKGPTFDRASYEERLRRDPNIGFNASWDTRRVWLESFEEALGKVRMKGAAKSNEDVAEFLKRLQVSIFFTDVTPESTTQVSEAAANPGTKHVTFNLSAKVVY from the coding sequence ATGATTCGCATCAACCTGCTGGCCGTCAAACGCGCGAAGAAGCGCGACGCCGGCGAGCGGGCGCTGATCTTCATGGGCATGGCCGTGCTGGCCGCGGCCGCCGCCATGGCCTTCGTGTACGTCGATGCCCAGGGTGAACTGGACGGGATCAAGCGCGCCAACAACGGCGTGCGGTCGGACATCGAACGCCTCAAAGCCGAGCTGGGCGATTACGACAAGATCAAAAGCCAGCGGCAGGATCTTCTGAAGCAGCAGAAGACCATCCAGGCGCTGCAGGCCGGGCGCACAGGTCCACTGTATCTGATGCGCGAGCTGTCAGAGATTCTGACCGCCAACAAAGGCCCGACCTTTGATCGGGCCAGCTATGAAGAACGGCTGCGCCGCGATCCCAACATCGGCTTCAACGCCAGCTGGGACACCCGCCGGGTATGGCTGGAAAGCTTTGAAGAGGCGCTGGGCAAGGTGCGCATGAAGGGCGCCGCCAAGTCGAACGAAGACGTCGCCGAATTCCTCAAACGCCTGCAGGTGTCGATCTTCTTTACTGACGTCACGCCCGAATCCACCACCCAGGTCTCCGAGGCCGCCGCCAACCCCGGCACCAAGCACGTCACCTTCAACCTCAGCGCGAAGGTCGTGTACTAG
- the pilM gene encoding type IV pilus assembly protein PilM, producing the protein MPANCIGLDIGSSSIKILQVKRTSKGIRLLDFGIEPLPAQTIVDGSIMDQSSVVEAIRKLKTTLGIRNKRVATAISGHSVIIKKIQLPQMTADELSQQLPFEAEQHIPFRKDEVEIDHQVLSNKNASGQIDLLLVAAKKEVIADYTQVIREAKLIPTVMDVTAFTVQNAFEANYDANPGESVGLINVGAAISNVNVVCDGTSVFTRDVTVGGGAFTDEIQKRASIGYDEAEGMKISFCEAAPGSAGVPPTVEAVINEVAEGMAGKLQRTIDFYLAATADASLSRIFLAGGSARVPALLRALQEKARIPVEILDPFRRLLIDETKFDMDFIRAHAAEATVGLGLALRRPGDHG; encoded by the coding sequence ATGCCCGCCAACTGCATCGGCCTCGACATCGGTTCCAGCTCGATCAAGATCCTGCAGGTCAAGAGGACCAGCAAAGGGATCCGTCTGCTGGATTTCGGGATCGAGCCGTTGCCGGCGCAGACGATCGTCGACGGCAGCATCATGGACCAAAGCTCGGTCGTCGAGGCGATCCGAAAGCTGAAGACGACGCTGGGAATCCGCAACAAGCGCGTGGCCACGGCGATCTCCGGGCACTCGGTGATCATCAAGAAGATCCAGCTGCCGCAGATGACCGCGGACGAGCTGTCGCAGCAGCTGCCCTTCGAAGCCGAACAGCACATCCCGTTTCGCAAGGACGAGGTCGAGATCGACCATCAGGTGCTGAGCAACAAGAACGCCAGCGGTCAGATCGATCTGTTGCTGGTGGCGGCGAAGAAGGAAGTGATCGCCGACTACACGCAGGTGATCCGCGAGGCCAAGCTGATCCCGACGGTGATGGACGTGACCGCCTTCACCGTGCAGAACGCCTTCGAGGCGAACTATGACGCCAACCCGGGCGAGTCCGTGGGCCTCATCAATGTCGGCGCCGCCATTTCGAACGTGAACGTGGTGTGCGACGGGACCAGCGTGTTCACCCGCGACGTCACCGTCGGTGGCGGCGCCTTCACCGACGAGATCCAGAAGCGCGCCAGCATCGGCTACGACGAGGCCGAGGGGATGAAGATCTCTTTTTGCGAGGCCGCTCCCGGCTCGGCGGGCGTGCCGCCGACGGTGGAAGCGGTGATCAACGAAGTGGCCGAGGGCATGGCCGGCAAGCTGCAGCGGACCATCGATTTCTATTTGGCCGCCACGGCCGACGCGTCGCTGTCGCGCATTTTCTTGGCGGGCGGATCGGCGCGGGTGCCGGCGCTGCTGCGCGCGCTGCAGGAAAAGGCGCGGATCCCGGTGGAGATTCTGGATCCGTTCCGCCGCCTGCTGATCGACGAGACGAAGTTCGACATGGACTTCATCCGCGCCCACGCCGCCGAGGCGACGGTGGGGCTGGGGCTGGCGCTGCGCCGCCCGGGAGACCACGGATGA
- the pilO gene encoding type 4a pilus biogenesis protein PilO — MNENIRKLLKLKTPAKIGVTAATILAVGLLFYQLLYSDVADDIKKAKAQQSELRDEKTSYDKRKGEYLSYRTELTQLQDEQRELLKALPKKAEIPSFISNIQEQAELAGLEVLNIDIAPEVAQELYVKIPVRMEIRGTYHQVAKFFKNTSELRRIVNVENLTLTPERGTAGEQQNAPTRLRAKFVAATFRFKEAPDEAGAGAGK; from the coding sequence ATGAACGAAAACATCAGGAAGTTGCTGAAGTTGAAAACGCCGGCGAAAATCGGCGTCACGGCGGCGACCATCCTGGCGGTGGGGCTGCTTTTCTACCAACTGCTTTACTCGGACGTCGCGGACGACATCAAGAAGGCCAAGGCGCAGCAGAGCGAGCTGCGGGACGAGAAGACGTCGTACGACAAGCGAAAAGGGGAATACCTGTCCTACCGCACGGAGCTGACCCAGCTGCAGGACGAACAGCGTGAGCTTTTGAAGGCATTGCCCAAGAAGGCGGAGATCCCCTCGTTCATCAGCAACATTCAGGAACAGGCCGAGCTGGCGGGGCTGGAGGTGCTGAACATCGACATCGCTCCCGAGGTGGCGCAGGAGCTGTACGTGAAGATCCCGGTCCGCATGGAGATCCGCGGCACCTACCACCAAGTGGCGAAATTCTTCAAAAACACCAGTGAGCTGCGCAGAATCGTCAATGTGGAGAATCTTACCCTCACGCCGGAGCGGGGCACTGCTGGCGAGCAGCAGAATGCGCCGACGCGCCTGCGGGCCAAGTTCGTGGCGGCGACGTTCCGCTTTAAAGAAGCGCCCGACGAAGCCGGGGCAGGGGCAGGCAAATGA